Genomic segment of Hydractinia symbiolongicarpus strain clone_291-10 chromosome 5, HSymV2.1, whole genome shotgun sequence:
ATTATATATTACCACTACTAGTTATCAAAGTTTTTAAGGATAAAagattttcttgtaaaaaatcCAGGCTTAGAAAAAAATGACAAGAAATGAACCTAAATTTAAACTACAACAATACACTTATGCAAAAACAACATATATCTAATctaaaacatgtaaaaacataaatgaatgaacactTTGAGTTTAAGTCTCAGTTTCACAATTTTAACTTCCGTTttaaaattgcatttcattgcttcaTTGATGCTAAGCATAGTATATAAAGTTAGAAGATTGTACTATAATATTATTACTTATCAGAAAATCCCTGAAGGCTGTGTCTCAGATTATTCAGGTATAAATCTCTGTCACTTGCCTTTTTAAATTCTCAACCCTGCCAGTTGCCCAGGTCTTGCAGTTGACATGCTGCCCTGTCAATTAACAGGGTAATGGGTCTAAAGAGAGGCATGAGGGTCTGACTGCCTGAAAATGCTGCAAAACCATGGGGGCTGTCAGACTACCTTCgacgtttaaaaaaacgttaaaatttcgcatttattaccatgtataatttattattttcatgTCAAGCAGTGGTAGTAGAATAGTTCttgaaaaaaatggtttttatatcatttattccaTAAATAGCTGTAACAACATCCCACAAATAATGAAAGTACaacgacaaaatagcaccttcCTTCTTCTCGACAAAATAAATGAGAACAATGAGCTTGCACGCGATATATTTCAGGCCCAATTCGGGTGGTTTCGGACTGGTCCAGTCTTTTCCTGGCCTGGTTAAAGAAACGCCCGCGGCCGCCCTCACATATAGCTACGGCGCTTTCAGCGAGTCTGTACTCTTTTAGACAGGCCATTCTGTTCTAATTTTGGTCAAAATATTGTCAAGCAAGATGGTTAATATTTGCCTACATAGTTAGTTGGGTTGATAATAAACTGTTGAAAATGTGATGTTCATGTCACAAGCATGCCGTTTAGCTAACTAGATAGCTATATGGTGAAACCTTTATAATTTCAAGATTGGATCGTTAAGGGATTCTTGCCGTCAGATTGGCGTCATAACACTTGTTGAACTAATCACGGGCCAGTATTCAGgttaagcagccattatgaaaggtgtacaaatgccgtaatcatgtttttgtggtgaaacttTCATAactacaatactggatttttcaaggaattcttttttttagtcaaatctttaatatgttttaaaaactgcttaatttttgccattttgcaaCATTTTAACACTGTTTTGCTTGTAAATTCTCTTTAATTAAGGTTGCTACTGTGAAGGTTTGGCCGtaaaaagtccactttgtaccCCCATATCGGAGAGAAGGAGAACATTCCGTCTGCAAGAATACCTATCTACTAAATTTACTAAGTTGTTAACCTATGTTTAGGAAaatctttcttaaaaaaaacacaccACTGGCTTTTTGTCTAGTTCTAGCTAACCGCTTTCATCCTTTTAACTCTCTTGGAATAAGAAACAAAGCCTGAAAATATTTggattattaaaattatttggtTTCCTTATGGTGACACATGTAGAGCAAAATAAATGGCACCAACGATCTAGCATAGTAATCATTTCTTACTTTTATTTGCACTTTTTTGTGCCAGTGAATAATCCCCATCTTTAAAAGACTTCAAAACTTCAGCAAAAAGTTGTGCTGTGCTTATTTCTTCCTTCGCCGCCATCTTGAATAGAATGTGTATATCAGTTCCTTAAAGTACACACTCTCTATTGCTTCTACACTGGGAACTATTCGGTAAAATATACATGTTTATGCAGTTGAACTTTGTACCTAATTTGACGCCGAAATAACCATGCACAGGGAAGGAAAGTCAGGTTGGTGTAGTGGCGTGAAATTAATGTTTTGTAAACTACTGTTTCTCTGTCAATAATTTTGCATATGTtcattttgttaaatattttcctaaattttagtttaaaataaCTGCAACACTCAATTTAAATCTTCCAATTAGGCTATTAACATGGTTTTTGATATTTACTGTATAATCCTTGCATAACTGCCCAATCTTTAAGACACTGATTAAACTTTAGTCTTAGATTGGGCAGGGTTAGCACAAGTTTTGACAGAAGGCTCGTCTCCTAATGCTTTTTAGATCACTAAGAAAGGGTACataagagagagagagagagacacATGCATATTTGACATGGCAAGCCTCACCCTCTGCACCCCCAGAGGGTGCCGGAGGGTGCATATGTCGTAAAAAGTGCAGGCGTTTACGGCCAAGTTTTGCCTGAACCTGCATAAACCTGAACAAAAACATTCAAAGATTCACTACAgatgattcaaaaaactataaaaattaaaataaacttactatgtggtagcaaagttTCCATATTGAATCGCCACCAGGGGGAATTGAACCTTGGTCTTGCACACAAGTGCAATAATTATAACCACTTTCCTAAACTTTCCTAAATTTCATCAACATGGCTAAAAGCTTGAATCGTAATCACTGTATAAAAGATTACTTTTGCAAGTAAGCACACCATTTAGATTTAGGTAATTATTCCTTTCCTCATTTATGAAAAACcacatatatattattttttcaccaataatttACGTTCATGAAACGTGTTTGTAGTATTAATTGTTTAATTTGTGGCGCCGtaaattagtggttatagctctcgtactctgtgcgggagaccagggttcgattcctcttgacagagATTCAACATTGGCGAGTAAATGTTACCATGGCCCCGGGTTagcccaagccatgtgagggaaattgggaagatggcacactgtgtggaccattggatgttgccgggagttgtctagtagagcgcgagCCCTAATTcggtctgcatagctcaaaatgagcattaaatactctaggactctccattaagccatggccccttctggaaatgatagacagggtatatccctcaatatttgtgaggctagttatgtaaaatatgcacatctatctatccatctatctatctatctattgttCACTATTTTTGTAAACCTCTTGTGCTTGACACATTCAGACTCCATGACATCCTTTCATCTTGCCTATATATACATGTTGTTTGTTTATATGGTAAAATGAGGTATACATTGTCTATTTTCATCCCTATTTTCATccatattttatcaaaaaaaacataacatattgcttttaacaaaaaaaagcacCAGGTTTACTATTGCCTCTGTACTATCTACTGCAGCCTCTTATGTGATTGATATGTCTTGTGTATATTCACAtgatataaacaaacaaatgtcaattttttttacccaGAAACAAGGTATTAAATGGCCTTATTTATCAGTTTCAGTGTGTTTTCTAATATTTAGAATTATCAAAATAATTGCGAATGGATAGAAAAGATAGAAGTTGGCTTTTTggagcaaagaaaaaaattgattatatGATAAAAGAAGGTGGAAAGAGCTGTATATACTACAAACCTCAAGAAAAATTACCACCTAGATTGCAGTTTCGTGGTATTTCTGTTGCTGCTCGTGTAGTTGGTCATGGAATACgaaactttacaaaaaaaactacTGGAAAAGACCTTGCATGCTTAAGAGACAGCAAAAGAAGGCAAAGTATTTTGGACAAACTTTCAGATTTCCACTTAGCAGTGACtgataaaaatgcaaaatacaATTTATTGACATTAGCTTGTAGTCATAGCTCAAATTTTACAACCTCATTGTCACCGGAGGAACTTGTTCATTTAAATACAGACTATGATAATGACTTTGGAAAAAATAATCTGCATGACTTAATAGCTCAATATCATAAAAAGTGCCTCGGGAATGAGGTGGAGAATgataaatatattgtaaaaCATTCAAAACACAGAATAATGAAGCGTAAGGCTAGTCCTTCTGTTGAAGAAGACCAAATCAAGCTGAAATCCTCAACATGTTTGTGTGATTCACCAATAAGTAAAGAGAAGAGAGGGAAAGgaagttttttaaattgttggGAGCATAAGGGTATTTCAGAGGCAGACTTGGCAAGGTAGGTTCTTAACCATGTGCTAACACAAACCTTGGTTCTTGAATGCCATATATCTTATACATGCTTTAAtttttagttattatttggaaaatgcttgtcactttAATGCAGCAGAAAAAATGGGAAAGTTGAATTTTGGAGATAAAGTTGGTTGGCAAGAATTCCTGAAAAAGGAAAACTGcttagttttcagaaaaaagCTCCACAGTGGTTTATATGAATACAGAGGTAAAAggattttcttttaaaagaaaaaaatattttaaagggaacccaaggtataataTGATGTTGCACTTATGTTAAAGTTTGGCCCGAAatgtttactcacaaatttgattgcaaacggACATGCAGAGCTCGAGTTATAGGGTTGTCAAAAAAACCTATTAACCAAGTTTTTAAGctttataatataagtccaacatcattttatatccTGGGTTCCCTTTAAGCAAAAGGTCTTCTTTGAAAATTGAATTTGttagaaaaatgaaattttcctGTCTATTTAGTTCAAGCAAGTTTCTTCGATATATCTGCCAATCATCTCTTCACAACACAGGTAAATTTTCATTAGTCAATTGAAGAATCCCAAAAAGTGCCACAACAAATttccatcaaaaaacatttaaataccATAATTTGCCAAAACAAAGTgataataatttaaactttaaaagtgatttttctAAGTCATTTAAGTCATTTTGTATATGTGCAGgcaacatttaaattttgttcagaTTAAAAATAGACTCAGATGATGCCTGTGCATTTTATGGACGATTACTTTTCTGCTTTAAATTTTCATATGCTGCTTATCAGCACACATGTTTATTGAACTTGTGTATTTCATGAAACTAacttaacactatttaacacaTCTGAAATTTGTATTTACTTTCTATGAAATAACCAATGTGTAGATACAGTGAGTGAGTATTGTGTAGATACAGGGAGTTTCACTTCGTTTTGATGAACATATCACATTAATTCCATAAAATAAGGAAGTTCGATAAACGTGTGCTCATGTGCATGGTACACTGATATAATAAGCAGTGTGTAAAGATTTAAGACGAAAAGTAATTGTCTTAAGGTATTATATTTATTGTACTTTAGTTTTATTGTCAAAATTAGTCACGCATATCAGATCGCCATATctttaaaatcaaaatcaagtttcTATTGTTCTTCTGGCGTCTTACcataataaaatgaataaatatgCTATGTTTTAGCTGGACTGTGAGTACAGAAAGCAATGGGATGAGTATGTCATTGATTTGCGTGTAGCTGATTCTCACAAAGAAACGAATTCTGAGCTGATTCATTGGGTGACAAAATGTCCATATCCATTTGCAACACGTGAATACGTCTACCTGAGAAGAAACAAGGTTTGTTGTAGCACATGTTGGTAGAGTCAAGGTGTTTTATTGACAGTAGTATcgttattttcattttcaaatttGTCTTTTTCTAGGTTGATTTAACAAACAGGGCATTGATTTTATATCAGCAAGCCACAGATGAAACAAATATTCATCAGGAAAAAGGTGTTCACAGAGTCGACACCTATGTGtcgaaaattattataaaaccGCACAATGATGATTTTGACAATGTGAGTTTATCAGTATCAACGAGTGTCTCAATTGTTTGGTAAAGTGTTAAAATCTATGTATAACAGCAAGGTTGCTACGCCTCCTCCAAACTTCTTAATTCTCctcaattattttttatggaagTACCATCTTCTTAAAGAAGGTTAAGAATTCTTATTAAAAGTTCTCAAATTTGACTCTATAAAAATGAGTAAGGAGTGGCAACCCTCAAGGACTGAGAAACTACTCTCTTCAGTTAATTATGTCAAAAAGGCATGAGAATGAATTTGCAATGTGAAATCGattttaatttgatatttttttaccatttagGAAGGATGTGATTTCCTTTTGACATATTACGATGATCCGAAGATGATGCTTCCTACTAGGATAATCGATATGGCAGCGTCCAAAGGTtggtgtttttttagtttttccttGTGGTTTAAGGTGGTGACTGTGAGTGCAACAATTGTGTGACTGTTCGTTCTTAAAATAGGCACCCTCTCTGTGAAACATCTTAATATAATCCGTTcgataaaatgttaaaattgtaaTGTTTTTGTAGGTATCAGCGATTCCATTGAAAGAATGCATCAAGCAGCTTTGGGTTTAAAGAATACCTCCCAAACATAATGAGAGGTAAAGAAGAAACCAGACGAGTAAGGATCTCATCGCAAGCCATTCCAAACATTATACACAAACGATTAAGATATGTGATTATACATAGACAATAAAGTTTAGTGGGAGCATAATGGAGCGTGCATGGTGCGatgcaaatatttatttttattattgtaattTTAGTGTggtgtttttctttaatatcaaatatatgtttaaaacatatatattttacataatttataAAGTGGTTTACAATTTTTGCTAAAGTTTTTCACTTTGGTAAACACTTTGCGTACAATTTGtctgtttattttgttaaaaattcccAGATTTAGAGTGCAGTCAATATCAAGAACATGGCAGTACCGATAGTTAGTGTATTGGTTTTTTCaagtaattaaaaatttttaaacgtttttttgcTATTAAACAGTAGTTAAAATTTCTACCTAATGGTACAAATTTTTCGCGGATTGtagaaattaaatttcgcggtATTAATGTTCGCGAATATGGCTTGTTTGCATTTAAGATATTTATGCAGCTACGCTTTTAACGAACCGTTTTATACTTCGTGTAAAagtaaaagttttaaataacttttcgcGATTTTATGCGGTTAACATCCCtaaattttttcttggagttacTTCATTGTTACATATTCAGCGTAAATTAGTACCATTAACGTAGTTTTTATCAGATGTTTATATGTAACTTGTATGTGTTTATTTGTGCAGACTAAGTTTCATAGATCGTAtctataaatttaaacaaagaaaaattcaaACTTTTACGTTTTGTCTGTTTAGTTTTGTTTGTACAATGCTCCGCgaataataatgttttttctcAACATCGCTGACGCTATGAAAAATatacttgaaaaaaaatatactttaccCCATGGGCTTAAGGCGGGGTGGTGTAACTGACAAAAAGCGAAGAAAAAAGTAgattttgaagaaaaatcaCAAAAGAAATTTGAGCCTATAGTTTAAGGggcaagaaataattttttgcttattttgtgtgttgttattttttttgcccGTACCAAAACCAGTTTCTGGATACTTTATTCACGAATGTTGTTCATTTGTTGCTTGATGGgaagaacaacaacaaattctGGTAAAAGTTCTAATAAAATCAATGCTTATGGCAAAGTCTATTGTTCTTGTTATTTTAATAATGAAGCTGTTGTGTCGGGTTATAAAAAACTAATGAAATAAAATGCTGTGATATATGCGTTTGAATATATGGTTCTAGCGCATATCTTTGCGTTGTTAATACTATAAATAATATAGAGTTATATTAATAATAACTGTTTTACCGGTCTACAACCTCAT
This window contains:
- the LOC130645305 gene encoding uncharacterized protein LOC130645305, giving the protein MDRKDRSWLFGAKKKIDYMIKEGGKSCIYYKPQEKLPPRLQFRGISVAARVVGHGIRNFTKKTTGKDLACLRDSKRRQSILDKLSDFHLAVTDKNAKYNLLTLACSHSSNFTTSLSPEELVHLNTDYDNDFGKNNLHDLIAQYHKKCLGNEVENDKYIVKHSKHRIMKRKASPSVEEDQIKLKSSTCLCDSPISKEKRGKGSFLNCWEHKGISEADLASYYLENACHFNAAEKMGKLNFGDKVGWQEFLKKENCLVFRKKLHSGLYEYRVQASFFDISANHLFTTQLDCEYRKQWDEYVIDLRVADSHKETNSELIHWVTKCPYPFATREYVYLRRNKVDLTNRALILYQQATDETNIHQEKGVHRVDTYVSKIIIKPHNDDFDNEGCDFLLTYYDDPKMMLPTRIIDMAASKGISDSIERMHQAALGLKNTSQT